Part of the Bombus huntii isolate Logan2020A chromosome 10, iyBomHunt1.1, whole genome shotgun sequence genome, GAAATTAACCCGTTTGAATTATTATGACCTCCCGCCATTTGCTTTTCCCGGAGCCAACTTCACGAGGCTCCGtaagtttgaaattttatttttaaataaaccgTTAAACTCAAACAAGAAGTTTTGAACTAATACTTGAACTTTTTTCCacgaaaaagatatattatatgCAACTAATATTTTATAGCAATTAGAAACATGTACAAGAGATATACGTACACATGTACTACCTTCATCTGCTCTGCTAAGATTCCGAAACAGTTGGTCAATGATTGATTCTTGGCTGCAGACGTGATGAACGAGGCGTCCGAATCGGGTACGATGTCCAGCTTGAGCAGTCGTGAGATATTCAACAATAATAACGACACCCACAGCAACAACAATAACAACGGCGCGACTACCATCACGAGATATATTCACATTAAACACGCAGACTCGTCGGTTAAGATTTTTCGAGAAACGACCGTCTgatattgaatttattattcgtatacGGTTACCACTTACAGCTAACAATTTCACGTTATGTGAAATAACGTTTCACAAGCTTATggttgcgagatattttaacGGTTTTACCGGCAAACTAATCTTTGCGCAAATCTCGCCGCGACGCTTTCGAAATGTCCCGATAATCGAATATGTTCGATTTTATTCGATTATCGACTTTTAGAGTGCTGGTCGCGTCCAATGATCGATTCAATCGATAATCGCAGATCGCCCGTGCACTCGCGTATGGATGAAGTTGCGCGAGTCGTTAAATTGAATCGAAGCAAAATACTGCAATTACGAACCGTTTTGCTGACGACGGACGTGCGACGATTGCCGCTAATACTGGAGCGTGCTCTCGGTGTGAACTGCTGTTTGCCCGCATACACGAAAAGCTTTGGGTATGTTCACACGAAACTCGATACGTTATTAGTAATTTCGAAGTTATTAATGTATTCACTGCAGATTTGATTCtcattatattacatatgtgTTTAATAGATACCAATTATTACGAAAaactttttcataatttcgAGACTTTTAGTTCATGTGCCACATTCAAGTCGATACGATACATAATCCAAAAGTATGTGCCGACTCGAATGTGCATCGTGTGCAGTGAACGTGTTAAATTCGAAATACTTCCTGTTGAAACTatacaatagagatgttagaagaaaaaaaaagacgagaTCTTTTTGAGAATTGTTAATATGACGAAATAGTTGATACAATGGCGTATATGAcgattattgtattttattcgttAAGTGTCTTGGTGTTCCTACGCTACGTTCTTTCAGACAGTTCTTCCCAAGACTGCGAGTCTTGCAAATGATTTGTATAATTAGACGAGCAGAGATTCACGATAAAGAAAACGTTTCCATGAGAGATCGTTTGATGTGATATTACCGTGGTACCTCACTTTTGTTGGTTTCCATTGTTAGAGATCGCGAAAGCTGAAAGAAGAGTATTGCGCTACGATTGCTGCCAATATCAATTCGACTTCACTTTTTACAATGTGATTCAATTATAATTGATACGCGTTGTCTCGTTGAATTACGTTGCAAAGAGTTAATGAGAATCATTTGCGAAAGAATAATTACgtacaaaaatgaaaaatacctATTCccatttgaaattttgtatgtaaTAATTCCATTGCAATTCTATAATGTGCACAGCATTTTCTACTCATACATTGGCGTCGAGTTCCACTGAGAAAAATTCCTCGTGTCGAAACATGTATAGCCGtttttctcttctccttttttttttttttttatattattttatcgctACAGTGTTGAATAGCAGTAAGTGCATTATTTACGACGCTCAAACAAACTATTACTAATCTCTGATGGAATTTACTTGAAGCACTCGATTCACGATAGTATCTTAATCCGATCCAATTGGACTAAATTTGCGGGTACATTCCATTAGCGTAACCACTAGCTAGGGAACTCAAAGCTTCTGGGAAACTGTTGGCAGGTACTCGAACGTCGTTAATATAGGAAATATAAAGTTTAGACATGGTAGATCGTATGTATTTGCACGCAAAACATATCTATATTCCTCTATCGACATACGTACGATAAATGTACACTCGTTATAATCCCATTGCGGATGTTTGTCACTActtaaaaattcttcaaatcCTTCCACTGCCCCCTGGTTACGTCATTGAATTCACATTTGTTGATGTTATATGGAAATATGTATAAGGATGTACCAACATCATAGTGTCCATAAAGTATAATGGATTATGTTTATTCGTTTCGTTTGCGATTTCCATTATACTCTAAATACGATAACGCGAAAGAGATGATTCGAATGACTTAAACGCGATGCTATATTGTTATACCATACTCCCTTGCGATGAAAACTCGCCAATATCACACTTCTCATTTCACACTATCAAAAACGATCATTGTCCATGTTTGTCCTCTCTGCAGAAAAgtgaagaatattttaacatctTTAACTTTGGCTCAATACATAGCAAATTTTTCAAGCGAAATATTCCTTATATTACACAatctaaattatgaaattatagaagaaCAATTTTCAATCGACAATAAGTCGAGATATAAATCATCTTTTATAATGTCGATTCCTCCATGTTGCGAGTGTTGTTTCTGACTACTAAAATGCATTATTATACACGTAGTATTATTGCAAAAGATCGATAAATTGAACAAGGATCGTTTTTGTCATGAGGCCCTTGATTATTGCCTTCGCCTTTGGTGCGAGCGAAGGTTagttattttatatgaaggtTTACTATATCTCGAAGAAGTCGAGACGTTTACCTACGACTGCTTTTAAATCCGTTCCATCTTACATACAATTTCGCATGTATAGCGATAGTGATAAAAGTAAGCACGAACAGCCATCGCAAGAATCGTAGAAGCTAATTGGTACCTTGAATAAGTCCTCGCGCTCATTTAACGAAAAGCTATGACATGCACTCAATTACTGTTGTAACCTTCCAATTCCCATCGCTCAGGTTACGATGCAAAACATGCtaaattttactaatttttatCTCTATTGATGGATGAAATAGCAGATTTCAAGAAAttgctatttttattataagtTACTAATTTCTTACCATATTTCATTATTAGATTATGAATGTTCattcaaattcatattttcatgaaaataatCAAAAGGATGGAACGtagatagaaaattgttatgAATCAACACACTGAAATAGATGCTAAACTGCTCACTAGAATTTTTACAGGTCATCTGAATATGTAAATTACTAATTTGCttatattatagaataaatagAAGATGACACTTGTTGATGCTTATGGGAATTAGATGGTTATGCTACATTTTCTCCATTGTTGTGGCGATTGGTATTTGAAATGTCTGTTTTCGAAGTGTATGTCAATGATAATCGTAAGCCATTCCTTGAGAATTAGACGTAAGATAATTAATGGTAAAACGTACAATTCGTCGATTGGAAACTTAATGAGGTACCTGATCTGTTTTGACCAACGTATAAAGTACACTACAATTCTCGTATCTATTATGGAGGATTTCTGGGTATTTCCTAAGTTAATGAAATGCTCGATACGATCTTAATTAAACAATATTGTATTCTACCCTGTGCAATACCTGGAAATGTATAAAGCGTCGAATTGTACACTTTATCTGTAACGCAGTAATTTAACTCGATGTACGTATTAACATGTATGTAAGATTAAGGATTTGACGCTTTTACCAGACTGGTTTTAGGATCTTCCGCGCGGGCAAGTTTTTCGAGAagatttttaaaagaattgtCACATACGTTTAATTACCTTGTCATCGATAAAAATCGATGATTTGTGCTTTTCTATATCTTCATAATTTACAAGCTAGTTGTTTACAAgctagtaaaaaaaaaaaagaaagagtttGAGTAATCGAAATggcaaaattaataaatagataaaaagtTAAAGTCAACAAATGATAATTAAGATTAGATTGAAATGCAAAGTACGCTATCGAAATTCTTGCTTGCTCTGATGTTTTATGAGATGTTTTAAGAGAAACATTATTTCTTCCGTCTTTCGACGGCAAGTAAACGTTgtacttttataaatatgaatgTACTTATATTTTGTACTGACAGTACCttgcaaaaatataatatgttaaataatgAGATTACATGTGCATGTATGATGTACGTTACgaataaacgttatataatagGAATACTTCTGACTTGAAAAGTGACCAAAATCTACTGACGAAATTAAATGATGGTTATGTTGTTTTGTTGAGtcaaatgtatattatattgtcACATTTACTTCATGTATTagtatagaaaaagaaaaataaaattatcgttCTACAATATGTGCGTACACAcgtattttcctttttaaagtaatatgtTTGTCTTGCTAAGTACATTATAGTAATCGATCCAGCTGATTCAGATTCAGGATATATTCAaagcaaaaaatatattctatatttctttatattccAGAATTCATTcacataaatttatttgtactTCATTTCAACTCtgtaatgtataataattatatatttatttaaattaacgtAACAAAGCATTTAATTGTTCTTTTAAGGTTGGTACCTCAATTCATGTAACCTAAAAACGATGTTAATGTGCATGCATTGGCTATAGGTGGCACGCCGCTGATTTTAATATCATAGTGTGAAGGAAGGCAAAAGCCGGGAAGAAGTACATATCCATAATTGTGGAAGTAATTTATCATTAGTAttctttaaaagaaaaacCAATCTAAAAATGAGTAAGGCGCATCCTCCAGAGCTTAAAAAGTAagtgtaatatataaatgtgTAATATATAAATCTCTAAGTAGTTATGTATAAAggttatacaaattttaattttccttcttaatttttaagatcatttgaattttaattcttgTACATTGTAAATGCAACAAAGCgtgacaaaattttatttttattttttaggtACATGGATAAAAGATTATCATGTGAGTATATAAGTAtatcttaaatattattgGTAATGCAGTTATGTTTACATGCAGTGTTTTGTTATCGGAGTCATAATatcgtatattatatttattcatgTTATTTCTTCAAAATGTATTCTTTTCATTAGTAAAACTCAATGGAGGAAGGCATGTTATTGGAATTTTACGTGGCTTTGATCCGTTTATGAACATGGTTATAGATGAAAGTGTCGAAGAATGCAAAGATGGTACAAAGAACAATATTGGAATGGTGGTAAGTTAGTGAATTCTTTTTGTGGTG contains:
- the LOC126870654 gene encoding probable small nuclear ribonucleoprotein G, with the translated sequence MSKAHPPELKKYMDKRLSLKLNGGRHVIGILRGFDPFMNMVIDESVEECKDGTKNNIGMVVIRGNSVIMLEALDRI